Proteins from a single region of Cetobacterium ceti:
- a CDS encoding autotransporter outer membrane beta-barrel domain-containing protein produces the protein MKEKLLLVSLIGVLGSMNLYGAKYPYKQLKGEVIEKSAYKDILKIINEIDRQKGLNEKYIIENENDKAEANVGELDIVPVAQYTMIGTPTEDLTRIKGGYDKNDFITLNNVYDNLELENNEKNREIKGDISKIKSEKLPYVHKGSIKRFYFGNGNIVNNIIYSNSQEFENIKNKEKNNINYLIEGEYQKLKNKNDQDYRMSVEDYEKNIKNKSKKEILIFLQKKLKEKNKETLIKDGNLFVTDNGKNWKVLWSLEPISTNEYDGAGIKDIIDTNIYIYEGYKDNVEQNRGKLLLTNSKDIYLEDKVSPKEQFRIINSKSLYAKQLKELQEDKKKLSEKDFKEKWITPFEKNGKYEKAMIDFKSNVENLKKEIVTLEKEKENIIDKFSSRYIRYDIFNNYSDPLSGVNENALKKFKPADLKVAREYIAIATKLKNKEIELYNGSTEWKDKVVAAKDLAVVKVGKKVEFRGNGKINGIIDLGEGYNILEIAQQGTGKYGTNIILGPYAELHNINEIIASGGAVGDKKLPSISGKNSLALDIDKTKRNKNGELYQHAFAKSDKNIEFTNPSSIQGKILGPENFGVELMVSKLDKDEVVNMGRDLQYKSRNLGEDWKKSPYVIGKLRVDSDSIAHDIKELTRKDENGNTLLNVKIKDKIKGLNEDENKVYKSIKNSNNLGSLSDTLTLTNKKTLNGGIREEEALKELQVLIKELKENNIYSKLNKVAKDQIDIFTMIPFNNENIFENKGEIGIGGYLSSRSVENKFKGSTNSGYGVYSTDINDTFRGGLVFGGGSSNYTEKKNNKLDEVSTDSKIKGQNLYIGAYGNKKLTENLNLITGLGIEYGEYKIQRKWENNYQKFKFDGKSNTNGGNLYTGLIYKYKLENEMEIGLKGILSYTIINQGKVKEDNKALSMEVSKQNFEYIDGEFGINLSKTLYGKGSKNKLTGGIYGTYGFMGYENKNLTGKINNSSSTFEILGDKERKDGIKLSLNYDVEKTNGVLYGIEGNYKTNTNSNEITMGIKIGYIF, from the coding sequence AATTAATGAGATAGATAGACAAAAAGGTTTAAATGAAAAATATATAATTGAAAATGAAAATGATAAAGCAGAAGCTAACGTAGGCGAATTAGATATTGTTCCTGTGGCACAATATACAATGATAGGTACTCCTACAGAAGATTTAACTAGGATAAAAGGTGGTTATGATAAAAATGATTTTATAACTTTAAATAATGTTTATGATAATTTAGAATTAGAAAACAACGAAAAAAATAGAGAAATAAAAGGAGATATTTCTAAAATAAAAAGTGAAAAATTACCCTATGTACATAAGGGAAGTATCAAAAGATTTTATTTTGGAAATGGAAATATAGTAAATAATATTATTTATTCTAATTCACAAGAATTTGAAAATATAAAAAACAAAGAAAAAAATAATATTAATTATTTAATTGAAGGAGAATATCAAAAATTAAAAAATAAAAATGATCAAGATTATAGAATGTCTGTAGAAGATTATGAAAAAAATATAAAAAATAAATCAAAAAAAGAGATTCTTATATTTTTACAAAAAAAATTAAAAGAGAAGAATAAGGAAACACTTATAAAAGATGGAAATCTTTTTGTAACTGATAATGGTAAGAATTGGAAAGTTCTTTGGAGTTTAGAACCTATAAGTACAAATGAATATGATGGAGCAGGAATAAAAGATATAATAGACACGAATATTTATATTTATGAGGGTTATAAAGATAATGTTGAACAAAATAGAGGAAAATTATTATTAACAAATTCAAAGGACATTTATTTAGAAGATAAAGTTAGTCCTAAAGAACAATTTAGAATAATAAATAGTAAAAGTCTTTATGCTAAGCAGTTAAAAGAGTTACAAGAAGATAAGAAAAAATTATCAGAAAAAGATTTTAAAGAAAAATGGATTACACCTTTTGAAAAAAATGGAAAATATGAAAAAGCAATGATTGATTTTAAAAGCAATGTTGAAAATTTAAAGAAAGAAATAGTAACTTTGGAAAAAGAAAAAGAAAATATTATAGATAAATTTAGTAGTCGATATATAAGATATGATATTTTTAATAATTATTCTGATCCACTTTCAGGAGTAAATGAGAATGCTCTTAAGAAATTTAAACCAGCAGATTTAAAAGTTGCAAGAGAGTATATAGCTATAGCTACAAAATTAAAAAATAAAGAAATAGAATTATATAATGGAAGTACTGAATGGAAAGATAAAGTTGTTGCTGCAAAAGATTTAGCGGTAGTAAAAGTTGGAAAGAAAGTTGAATTCAGAGGAAATGGAAAAATAAATGGAATTATTGATTTAGGTGAAGGATATAATATCCTTGAAATAGCTCAACAAGGAACAGGTAAATATGGAACTAATATCATATTAGGACCTTATGCAGAACTTCATAACATAAATGAGATTATAGCAAGTGGAGGAGCAGTGGGAGATAAGAAATTACCATCTATTTCAGGGAAAAATTCTCTAGCTTTAGATATAGATAAAACAAAGCGAAATAAAAATGGTGAATTATATCAGCATGCTTTTGCAAAATCAGATAAAAATATAGAATTTACAAATCCTAGTTCAATACAAGGGAAGATATTAGGACCAGAGAATTTTGGTGTGGAATTAATGGTTAGCAAATTAGATAAAGATGAAGTGGTAAATATGGGACGTGATTTACAATATAAATCTAGAAATTTAGGTGAAGATTGGAAAAAAAGTCCATATGTAATAGGGAAACTACGTGTAGATTCAGATTCAATTGCTCATGATATAAAAGAATTAACAAGAAAAGATGAAAATGGAAATACTTTATTAAATGTAAAAATAAAAGATAAAATTAAAGGACTAAATGAAGATGAAAATAAAGTATATAAAAGTATAAAAAATTCAAATAATTTAGGAAGTTTATCTGATACATTAACTCTTACAAATAAAAAAACTTTAAATGGTGGAATAAGAGAAGAGGAAGCTTTAAAAGAATTGCAAGTTTTAATAAAAGAATTAAAAGAAAATAATATTTATTCAAAATTAAATAAAGTAGCAAAAGATCAAATAGATATATTCACAATGATACCATTTAATAATGAAAATATTTTTGAAAATAAAGGAGAAATAGGAATTGGAGGATATTTATCATCTAGAAGTGTTGAGAATAAATTTAAAGGATCAACTAACAGTGGATATGGAGTTTACAGCACTGATATAAATGATACTTTTAGAGGGGGCTTAGTTTTCGGAGGTGGTAGTTCAAATTATACGGAAAAGAAAAATAATAAATTAGATGAAGTATCTACAGATTCTAAAATAAAAGGACAAAATCTATATATTGGAGCTTATGGAAATAAAAAATTAACAGAAAATTTAAATTTAATAACAGGTTTAGGAATTGAATATGGTGAATATAAAATTCAAAGAAAATGGGAAAATAATTATCAAAAATTTAAGTTTGATGGAAAATCAAATACAAATGGTGGGAATTTATATACAGGGTTAATTTATAAATACAAATTGGAAAATGAAATGGAAATAGGACTAAAAGGAATTTTATCTTATACAATAATCAATCAAGGTAAAGTTAAGGAAGATAATAAAGCTTTAAGTATGGAAGTTTCTAAACAAAATTTTGAATATATAGATGGTGAATTTGGAATTAATTTAAGTAAAACTTTATATGGAAAAGGAAGCAAAAATAAATTAACTGGTGGAATATATGGAACATATGGTTTTATGGGATATGAAAATAAAAATTTAACTGGAAAAATTAATAATTCATCTTCAACGTTTGAAATTTTAGGGGACAAAGAAAGAAAAGATGGAATTAAATTAAGTTTAAATTATGATGTAGAAAAAACCAATGGAGTTTTATATGGAATAGAGGGAAATTATAAAACAAATACCAATAGCAATGAAATAACTATGGGAATAAAAATAGGGTATATATTTTAA
- a CDS encoding C40 family peptidase, producing the protein MKINLKIIILLFTIFIGGCSSTKISSKERNFRLNKIHDFYSNWKGTKYKYGGMNKHGVDCSGLMVLLYSHEFHKKIPRTTKTIAKFGKEVDLNELEVGDLILFKINWSTRHVGVYIGNKKFIHSSRRKGVTISTLDQFWINKFWQGRRVL; encoded by the coding sequence ATGAAAATTAATCTTAAAATTATTATTTTACTTTTTACAATTTTCATTGGTGGCTGTTCTTCTACAAAAATTTCTTCAAAAGAAAGAAATTTTAGATTAAATAAAATTCATGATTTTTATTCCAATTGGAAAGGCACTAAATATAAATATGGTGGAATGAATAAACATGGCGTAGATTGTTCTGGTCTTATGGTTCTTTTATATTCTCATGAATTTCATAAGAAAATACCTAGAACCACTAAAACTATTGCAAAATTTGGAAAAGAAGTTGATTTGAATGAACTTGAAGTGGGTGACTTAATTTTATTTAAAATAAATTGGAGTACTCGTCATGTAGGTGTCTACATTGGAAACAAAAAATTTATTCACTCTTCTAGAAGAAAAGGCGTTACTATTTCTACACTAGATCAATTTTGGATTAACAAATTTTGGCAAGGAAGGAGAGTTCTTTAG
- a CDS encoding two pore domain potassium channel family protein, with translation MKNILKIFNFIKNFIYSKIKNYNNLKKKEIRSISLFLSLFLTALEFYKFNIVWNSQEFILSTCAMVFSVFIMMYPCLYFFRFKFKRFLSNHIFFSMGLMIYFTILIPILGEINDKFLAVSLNEIIIKLLHIITIFVSMFLILLIISRQFIMLIYKKRKIAGVDILTTFLTYLILGISFGSFFYIANLMAKENLFVGVMKPTTFNFENYLNYIYISLGNLTTVGTGTISAINPYVRIISVCETILGIFLTSFSLGFIFSVLGGNQNSEAASISEEENPSIFDENVMITFYKYVRENVTQIKADLNNLENTEY, from the coding sequence ATGAAAAATATTCTAAAAATTTTTAATTTTATAAAAAATTTTATTTATTCTAAAATTAAAAATTATAATAATTTAAAGAAAAAAGAAATCAGAAGTATTTCTCTTTTTTTATCTCTTTTTTTAACTGCATTAGAATTTTATAAATTTAATATTGTATGGAATTCTCAAGAGTTTATTTTAAGTACTTGTGCTATGGTTTTCTCGGTTTTTATTATGATGTATCCTTGTTTGTATTTTTTTAGATTTAAGTTTAAAAGATTTTTAAGTAATCACATATTTTTTTCAATGGGACTTATGATTTATTTTACAATTTTAATCCCTATATTAGGTGAGATAAATGATAAGTTTTTAGCAGTTTCATTAAATGAAATTATTATTAAATTATTACACATAATAACAATTTTTGTTTCAATGTTTTTAATTTTACTTATAATTTCTAGACAGTTTATAATGTTAATTTATAAAAAAAGAAAAATAGCTGGAGTAGATATTTTAACAACATTTTTAACATATTTAATATTAGGAATTTCTTTTGGATCATTTTTCTATATTGCTAATTTAATGGCAAAAGAAAATTTATTTGTAGGTGTTATGAAGCCAACAACATTTAATTTTGAGAATTATTTAAATTATATATATATAAGCTTAGGAAACTTAACTACAGTAGGAACTGGAACAATTTCAGCAATAAATCCTTATGTTAGAATTATAAGTGTATGTGAGACAATATTAGGAATATTTTTAACTAGTTTTTCTTTGGGATTTATTTTTTCAGTTTTAGGTGGAAATCAAAATTCTGAGGCAGCTTCAATTTCCGAAGAAGAAAATCCAAGTATTTTTGATGAAAATGTGATGATAACTTTTTATAAATATGTTAGAGAAAATGTTACTCAAATAAAAGCAGATTTAAATAATCTAGAAAATACAGAGTATTAA